From Leptotrichia wadei, one genomic window encodes:
- a CDS encoding ATP-grasp domain-containing protein gives MSKVYIIHENMDWTRYLTARLDELSVPYEELDLSEGILNIGKEPEKGVYYNRMSASSHTRGHRYAPELTEQVLTWLENKGTEAVRVVNGTSAINLEVSKLKQYILLQKAGINTPKTLGTVGKEQILNAAKELDTYPFIIKHNRAGKGLGVRLIRSYEELDNYVNGNDFEDSVDGISLIQEYVKPVDGHIIRAEFIGGKYLYAVKVDSSDGFELCPADSCQINDKFCPVGEEAAEKTKFRIIERLPENQIEKYEKFLKENHIDVAAIEFIINENNEVFVYDINTNTNYNADAEKIAGKYAMLELAKYLKDELEKLG, from the coding sequence ATGTCAAAAGTATATATAATTCATGAAAATATGGATTGGACAAGATATCTAACTGCAAGGCTGGATGAATTGTCAGTTCCTTATGAAGAACTGGATTTGTCAGAAGGAATATTAAATATAGGAAAAGAGCCTGAAAAAGGCGTGTATTATAACAGAATGAGCGCTTCTTCACATACAAGAGGGCATAGATATGCACCAGAATTAACGGAGCAAGTCTTAACATGGCTGGAAAACAAAGGAACAGAAGCAGTCCGTGTAGTTAATGGAACATCTGCAATAAATCTTGAAGTGAGTAAATTGAAACAATACATCTTACTGCAAAAGGCAGGGATAAATACCCCAAAAACATTGGGAACTGTGGGAAAAGAGCAAATCTTAAATGCTGCTAAGGAACTTGACACATATCCTTTTATCATAAAGCACAACAGAGCTGGAAAAGGGCTTGGGGTAAGGCTTATAAGAAGTTATGAAGAACTTGACAATTATGTAAATGGAAACGATTTTGAAGATTCTGTCGATGGAATAAGCTTGATTCAGGAATATGTGAAGCCTGTAGATGGACATATCATAAGAGCTGAATTTATAGGTGGAAAATATCTTTATGCCGTAAAAGTTGACTCAAGCGATGGATTTGAACTATGTCCAGCAGATTCGTGCCAGATAAATGATAAATTCTGTCCTGTAGGAGAAGAAGCTGCAGAAAAAACAAAATTTAGAATTATTGAAAGATTGCCAGAAAATCAAATTGAAAAATATGAGAAATTTTTGAAAGAAAACCACATAGATGTGGCGGCAATTGAGTTTATCATAAATGAAAACAATGAAGTTTTTGTTTATGACATAAATACAAATACCAATTACAATGCCGATGCTGAAAAAATAGCTGGGAAATATGCTATGTTGGAACTAGCTAAATATTTAAAAGATGAATTGGAAAAATTAGGATAA
- a CDS encoding amino acid ABC transporter permease: MQLSGIDVIFKGVNLQRLMGGLIVTGQIALVSIVFSILFGLILGIVMTSKNKIIYWTLKFYLESMRIIPLLVWLFIIYFGIAKGFDLHIDSETTTIIVFVIWGTAEMMDIVRGAIISLPKIQGESAKALGLDTSQVYRYVLLPQAVRRIAPAAVNLITRMIKTTSLAIFIEVAEVLKIGRQIIEFSSRKNPMAPFWVYLFIFFLYFIICYPITLLSKKMEKKWAV, from the coding sequence ATGCAACTGTCGGGAATTGATGTTATTTTTAAAGGAGTCAATTTACAAAGACTTATGGGCGGGCTTATTGTGACAGGACAAATTGCCCTTGTTTCCATAGTGTTTTCAATATTATTTGGATTAATTTTAGGAATAGTTATGACTTCAAAAAATAAAATTATTTATTGGACTTTAAAATTTTATCTGGAAAGTATGAGAATCATTCCCTTGCTTGTGTGGCTGTTCATAATTTATTTTGGAATTGCGAAAGGCTTTGATTTGCATATTGATTCAGAGACTACGACAATAATAGTGTTTGTGATTTGGGGAACGGCTGAAATGATGGATATTGTGAGAGGAGCAATTATTTCTCTTCCAAAAATTCAAGGGGAAAGCGCAAAGGCTCTGGGGCTTGATACAAGTCAGGTTTATAGATATGTGCTGCTTCCGCAGGCAGTAAGAAGAATTGCACCTGCAGCGGTAAACCTTATAACAAGAATGATTAAGACAACTTCACTTGCGATTTTTATAGAAGTTGCAGAAGTTCTAAAAATAGGACGGCAAATTATAGAATTTTCAAGCAGGAAAAATCCGATGGCACCATTCTGGGTGTATCTGTTCATATTTTTTCTATATTTCATAATTTGTTATCCAATTACATTATTATCAAAGAAAATGGAGAAAAAATGGGCTGTTTAA
- a CDS encoding dicarboxylate/amino acid:cation symporter — MKKLLGFRKLNLLAQILIGALLGILVGQLFPSFAKELKILGVLFTSLVQMVIVPLVFPLVVLSIVTMKNTKKFGNLAFKTFLHFFSITTLVITLSLILGKVTGIGANIKAGSISTEAIKDVASNINLNDFLTSIVPKNVFTAFADGNLLPVIFFAVFLGIALIAVGDDNKPVITFFESWIKAMYKIVDYAIAFAPVGVFGLIASNVAKTGLGDLYLLGQFVLLLYVGYLAALLIVFPIIAYVFKVPYLKLLSNIKDLVLIAFTTGGSAVVLPTLLERSEENGISESVSAFATPLGYSFNLIGACIYISLSVTFITNLYSTPLTWGQLIPLILFLTIITKGIAAVPSGALVVLLATAAQLNLPAEGIALIVSVDFLANAGRTAVNVVGNTLIPAIIEKTGEYEVVETEEVYAGLRENAAVTE; from the coding sequence ATGAAAAAATTATTAGGATTTAGAAAATTGAATTTATTGGCACAGATATTGATTGGTGCATTATTAGGTATTTTGGTTGGGCAGTTATTTCCCTCGTTTGCTAAAGAGTTAAAGATACTGGGAGTGCTGTTTACAAGTTTAGTTCAGATGGTTATTGTGCCGCTTGTATTCCCGCTGGTTGTTTTATCAATAGTTACAATGAAAAATACTAAAAAGTTTGGAAATCTTGCGTTTAAGACATTTTTACACTTTTTCTCAATTACAACATTAGTAATCACGCTTAGCCTTATTTTAGGGAAAGTGACAGGAATTGGTGCAAATATAAAAGCTGGAAGCATTTCCACAGAAGCTATTAAAGATGTTGCTTCTAACATTAATTTAAACGATTTCTTAACATCAATTGTACCTAAAAATGTATTTACAGCATTTGCAGATGGAAATCTTTTACCAGTTATATTTTTTGCAGTATTTCTGGGAATAGCCTTAATTGCTGTTGGAGATGACAATAAACCTGTTATAACATTCTTTGAATCTTGGATAAAGGCTATGTATAAGATTGTAGATTATGCCATTGCATTTGCACCTGTGGGAGTGTTTGGACTGATTGCAAGCAATGTGGCGAAAACTGGACTTGGAGATTTGTATTTGTTAGGACAGTTTGTACTGCTTCTTTATGTTGGATACTTGGCGGCTCTATTAATCGTATTTCCAATTATTGCATATGTATTCAAAGTTCCTTATTTAAAATTATTATCAAATATTAAGGATTTGGTGCTAATAGCCTTTACAACAGGAGGTTCTGCAGTAGTTTTGCCGACGCTTCTTGAACGTAGTGAAGAAAATGGAATATCTGAATCAGTTTCAGCTTTTGCTACACCGCTTGGATATTCATTCAATCTTATTGGAGCCTGCATTTATATAAGTTTATCGGTAACATTTATAACAAACTTGTACTCAACTCCGCTTACATGGGGTCAATTAATTCCATTAATATTATTTTTGACAATAATTACAAAGGGAATTGCAGCAGTTCCATCTGGAGCATTGGTTGTACTGCTTGCAACTGCGGCACAACTTAATTTACCTGCAGAAGGCATTGCCTTGATTGTATCAGTTGACTTTTTGGCAAATGCTGGACGTACAGCGGTAAATGTAGTTGGAAACACACTTATTCCTGCGATTATTGAAAAAACTGGAGAATATGAAGTTGTGGAAACAGAGGAAGTGTATGCTGGACTTCGAGAAAATGCAGCTGTAACTGAATAG
- a CDS encoding cysteine ABC transporter substrate-binding protein produces MKKNFERLVKIIAILVLGVFAISCGKGGKGSAEPGSIEAIKKAGKIRIGVFGDKPPFGFVDENGKNQGYDIYLAKRLAKDLLGDENKIEFITLEAANRVEYLLSNKVDIILANFTVTDERKQKVDFAKPYMKVSLGIVSPEGAPIKDVKELKGKKLIVNKGTTAEIYFTKNYPDIELLKYDQNTETFNALLDKRGAALAHDNTLVFAWATENPGFVVDVKQLGEQDYIAPAVRKGNKELLDWLNAEIDALTKEGFFEKAYKATLEPVYGNKVDPKTVIIENK; encoded by the coding sequence ATGAAAAAGAATTTTGAAAGGCTTGTAAAAATTATTGCAATCTTAGTTTTAGGAGTATTTGCAATAAGCTGTGGAAAAGGTGGAAAGGGAAGTGCTGAACCGGGATCAATTGAGGCAATAAAAAAAGCAGGAAAAATTAGAATAGGAGTATTTGGAGATAAGCCGCCATTTGGATTTGTTGATGAAAATGGGAAAAATCAAGGATATGATATTTATTTGGCAAAAAGACTTGCAAAAGATTTATTAGGTGACGAAAATAAAATAGAATTTATCACATTGGAAGCTGCAAACAGAGTGGAATATTTATTATCAAATAAAGTTGATATTATTCTAGCAAACTTTACAGTAACAGATGAAAGAAAACAAAAAGTTGATTTTGCAAAACCTTATATGAAGGTATCATTAGGGATTGTTTCGCCAGAAGGTGCTCCAATAAAAGATGTGAAGGAGCTGAAAGGTAAAAAATTGATAGTGAACAAAGGAACAACAGCAGAGATTTACTTCACTAAAAATTATCCAGATATAGAATTGTTGAAATATGACCAAAATACAGAAACATTTAATGCATTATTAGATAAAAGGGGAGCTGCACTTGCACACGATAATACTCTAGTATTCGCATGGGCAACAGAAAATCCAGGATTTGTTGTGGATGTTAAACAGTTAGGGGAACAGGACTACATTGCTCCAGCTGTAAGAAAAGGGAACAAGGAGCTGCTGGACTGGCTAAATGCTGAAATAGATGCTCTTACTAAGGAAGGGTTCTTTGAAAAAGCGTATAAAGCAACTCTTGAGCCTGTTTATGGGAATAAAGTTGATCCTAAAACAGTGATTATCGAAAATAAATAG
- a CDS encoding amino acid ABC transporter permease produces the protein MDFNFIVENIPKYLEAMKLTVFIGIFGIIFSILIGIACALVLYYRVPVVRQIVGVYIELSRNTPLVIQLFFLYFGLPKIGITFNSYVCAVIGLSFLGGSYMCEAFRSGLESVSKGQRESGLSIGLTESQLITNVILPQAFTVSFPAIAANIIFLLKETSVIGILALMELMYLTRDLIGLYYKTNESLFMLVAAYLIIILPVSFVLTVIERRIRYATVGN, from the coding sequence ATGGACTTTAATTTTATAGTAGAAAATATTCCTAAATATTTAGAAGCAATGAAATTAACTGTGTTTATAGGAATTTTTGGAATTATATTTTCAATATTGATTGGGATAGCTTGTGCATTGGTGCTTTATTATAGAGTTCCAGTGGTTAGGCAGATCGTGGGAGTTTATATTGAGCTTTCGAGAAATACGCCACTTGTAATACAGCTGTTCTTTCTGTATTTTGGGCTTCCAAAAATCGGGATTACATTTAATTCGTATGTCTGTGCTGTGATTGGATTATCTTTCCTTGGCGGAAGTTATATGTGTGAGGCATTTCGGAGCGGACTGGAGTCAGTTTCAAAAGGGCAGCGGGAATCTGGACTAAGCATTGGGCTTACAGAATCACAGCTTATAACTAATGTGATACTGCCACAGGCATTTACAGTTTCCTTTCCAGCGATAGCGGCAAATATAATATTTCTTTTAAAGGAAACTTCAGTAATAGGGATTTTGGCTTTAATGGAACTGATGTACCTGACTCGGGATTTGATAGGACTATATTATAAAACGAATGAAAGTCTGTTTATGCTTGTTGCAGCATATTTGATTATTATTTTACCAGTTTCGTTTGTTTTAACAGTAATTGAAAGGAGAATAAGATATGCAACTGTCGGGAATTGA
- a CDS encoding ribonuclease J, whose translation MSEKEKGEFGNQILKRNFSKKEDINKIKSGMKRFRRKSTNRRHLDEKNEIRYIPRVNDRNRHIDRKVDGKEEKMYVIPLGGLEEVGKNMTAFQYKDEIIVVDAGLTFPEDEHLGIDVIIPDFSYLESNCHKIKGLLLTHGHEDHIGAIPYFYQKLGTENIPMYGGRLTLALARAKFEKKDAKLPKEKVISGRTILKVSKYFTVEFVSVTHSIADCYAICIKTPAATILHSGDFKVDLTPVDGEGFDFGRLAQLGEEGVDLLLSDSTNAQIPGFTPSERTVGESLKDEFAKAKGRIILAAFASHVHRLQQIVNIATKHGRKIAIDGRSMVKIFEICSNLGYLKIPRDIMIDIDKVETYPANKVLILCTGTQGEPLAALSRIANGTHKHISLREGDTVVISATPIPGNEKAATKNINQLMKRDANVVFEKGIGIHVSGHGCQEEQKLMINLVKPKYFLPVHGEYAMIKKHKELAMAVGIPEKNVVLAENGAKLELSKNSFRSVGRVPSGATFIDGFGIGDVGNAVLKDRQNLADDGIVIITISQYRNGKFNRQVELVTRGFVYNKDAESLLSETKKLVRTELINMENEGIKEIGKIKQKIRAKVGEFLNKETDREPIILPIIMEV comes from the coding sequence ATGTCAGAAAAGGAAAAAGGCGAGTTCGGTAATCAAATCTTAAAAAGAAATTTTTCCAAGAAGGAAGATATTAATAAAATAAAATCTGGAATGAAAAGATTTAGAAGGAAAAGTACGAATCGAAGACATTTAGATGAAAAAAATGAAATACGTTATATTCCAAGAGTAAATGATAGGAATAGACATATAGACAGAAAAGTGGATGGAAAAGAAGAAAAAATGTATGTAATCCCACTTGGAGGTCTTGAAGAAGTTGGAAAAAATATGACAGCTTTTCAATACAAGGATGAAATTATTGTGGTGGATGCTGGTCTTACATTTCCAGAAGATGAGCATTTGGGAATAGATGTTATAATTCCTGATTTTTCATATCTGGAATCAAACTGTCATAAAATAAAGGGACTTTTATTGACGCACGGACATGAAGATCATATAGGGGCAATCCCTTATTTTTACCAAAAGTTAGGGACAGAAAATATACCAATGTACGGTGGAAGATTAACACTTGCACTTGCAAGGGCAAAATTTGAAAAAAAAGATGCAAAATTACCAAAGGAAAAGGTTATTAGCGGAAGAACTATTTTAAAAGTTTCAAAATATTTTACAGTTGAGTTTGTAAGTGTAACTCACAGTATTGCAGACTGTTATGCAATTTGCATTAAGACTCCTGCAGCAACTATTTTACATTCTGGGGACTTTAAAGTTGATTTGACTCCTGTTGACGGGGAAGGATTTGACTTTGGAAGATTGGCTCAGCTGGGAGAAGAAGGCGTGGATCTTTTGCTTTCGGATAGTACAAATGCGCAAATACCAGGATTTACGCCATCTGAAAGAACAGTTGGAGAAAGTTTGAAGGATGAATTTGCAAAGGCTAAGGGAAGAATAATTTTGGCAGCTTTTGCTTCACACGTTCACAGATTGCAGCAAATTGTAAATATTGCGACAAAACATGGAAGAAAAATTGCAATTGACGGAAGAAGCATGGTTAAAATTTTTGAAATATGTTCAAATCTTGGATATTTAAAAATACCGAGAGATATAATGATTGATATTGACAAGGTTGAAACTTATCCAGCAAATAAAGTGCTTATATTGTGTACTGGAACACAGGGAGAACCACTTGCGGCACTTTCCAGAATTGCAAACGGGACACACAAGCATATTTCATTAAGAGAAGGAGATACAGTTGTAATTTCTGCAACACCTATTCCTGGAAATGAAAAAGCTGCTACCAAAAATATAAATCAGCTTATGAAACGGGATGCAAATGTTGTTTTTGAAAAAGGAATTGGAATACACGTATCAGGACATGGCTGCCAGGAAGAACAAAAATTGATGATAAATCTTGTGAAACCTAAATATTTTCTGCCTGTACATGGAGAATATGCGATGATTAAAAAACATAAGGAATTGGCAATGGCAGTTGGAATACCTGAAAAAAATGTTGTTTTGGCAGAAAATGGAGCAAAATTGGAATTGTCTAAAAATAGTTTCAGATCTGTTGGAAGAGTGCCGAGCGGGGCTACATTTATTGATGGATTTGGAATTGGCGATGTTGGAAATGCTGTGCTGAAGGATAGACAAAATCTGGCAGATGATGGAATTGTAATTATTACGATTTCTCAATATAGAAATGGAAAATTTAATAGGCAAGTAGAGCTTGTAACACGTGGATTTGTGTATAATAAGGATGCGGAAAGCTTGCTTTCTGAAACAAAGAAACTTGTTAGAACAGAACTTATTAATATGGAAAATGAAGGAATAAAGGAAATTGGAAAAATTAAGCAAAAAATAAGGGCAAAAGTTGGAGAATTCCTTAATAAGGAAACAGATAGAGAGCCTATAATTTTACCAATTATAATGGAGGTTTAG
- a CDS encoding divergent PAP2 family protein, which yields MSGGILFGNRLLDVAVISCFSAQFYKVFFPLFKGQKPQWARLIQTGGMPSSHASTVVSLVTGVFLLKGFRSVEFAIAMVFAGIVLYDATGVRQQAGKHARAINRLVDAIEHNDGIEIINEKFKELLGHTPIEVFWGSILGIAVGLLFKGYILG from the coding sequence ATGAGTGGAGGAATACTGTTTGGAAATAGATTACTTGATGTTGCGGTAATTTCATGTTTTTCGGCACAGTTTTACAAAGTTTTTTTCCCTTTATTCAAGGGTCAAAAGCCTCAATGGGCAAGGCTTATCCAGACTGGCGGAATGCCAAGTTCCCATGCTTCGACAGTAGTTTCCCTTGTAACAGGCGTATTTTTGCTAAAGGGATTCAGGTCAGTTGAATTTGCGATTGCAATGGTGTTTGCCGGGATTGTGCTGTATGATGCGACAGGAGTAAGACAGCAGGCAGGAAAGCATGCAAGAGCTATAAATAGGCTGGTGGATGCCATTGAACATAACGATGGTATAGAAATTATTAATGAAAAATTTAAGGAGCTTCTGGGACATACTCCAATTGAAGTATTTTGGGGAAGTATTTTAGGAATTGCTGTTGGACTTTTATTTAAAGGATATATATTGGGATAA
- the yhbY gene encoding ribosome assembly RNA-binding protein YhbY yields MIQLSSKERAFLRKLAHNLDPIVRIGKDGIDENVINSIAEVVKKRELIKVKILQNSSVKFDREMGDEIARGTKSIFVDKIGNILIFFKPKHKKDAKITPEFDKFRKSKAKK; encoded by the coding sequence ATGATACAGCTTTCAAGTAAGGAGAGAGCTTTTTTAAGAAAATTGGCACATAATTTAGATCCGATTGTGAGAATTGGGAAGGATGGAATTGATGAAAATGTGATAAATTCCATTGCAGAAGTTGTGAAAAAAAGAGAATTGATAAAAGTAAAAATATTGCAAAATTCCTCAGTTAAATTTGACAGGGAAATGGGAGATGAAATCGCTAGAGGTACAAAATCAATATTTGTTGATAAAATAGGGAATATATTGATTTTTTTCAAGCCTAAACATAAAAAGGATGCAAAAATTACTCCTGAATTTGACAAGTTTAGAAAAAGTAAAGCTAAAAAATAG
- a CDS encoding amino acid ABC transporter ATP-binding protein, producing the protein MADSEVLLELSDIKKEYKKGVPALKGVSLSVNKSEVVVILGPSGCGKSTLLRCINGLEEIQSGEIKLQGNVINKDKTKWHLIRQRIGMVFQSYELFDHMTVMQNLLLGPLKVQKRDKKEVTEQAEKLLERVGLLDKKNSYPRELSGGQKQRIAIIRSLCMNPEIMLFDEVTAALDPEMVREVLDVMLELAKEGMTMIIVTHEMEFAKAVADRIVFMDSGEIVETNYPLEFFRNPKTERAKKFLNIFNFEKKDKMESALLI; encoded by the coding sequence ATGGCAGATTCGGAAGTTTTATTGGAACTTTCTGATATAAAAAAAGAATATAAAAAAGGCGTACCCGCACTAAAAGGAGTTTCACTTTCAGTAAATAAAAGCGAGGTTGTAGTAATACTGGGGCCTTCTGGATGTGGGAAAAGTACACTTTTAAGATGTATAAACGGACTTGAAGAAATTCAGTCTGGAGAAATAAAATTACAAGGAAATGTTATTAATAAAGACAAGACAAAATGGCATTTAATACGACAGAGAATAGGAATGGTGTTTCAAAGTTACGAATTATTTGATCACATGACAGTTATGCAAAATCTTCTGTTAGGACCACTTAAAGTACAGAAGAGGGATAAAAAGGAAGTTACGGAGCAAGCGGAAAAACTGCTCGAAAGAGTAGGACTTCTAGATAAAAAGAACTCATATCCAAGAGAACTGTCAGGAGGACAAAAACAAAGAATAGCAATTATAAGATCACTATGTATGAATCCAGAAATAATGCTATTTGATGAAGTTACAGCGGCGCTTGATCCTGAAATGGTAAGAGAAGTGCTGGATGTAATGCTGGAACTGGCAAAGGAAGGAATGACAATGATAATCGTTACTCATGAAATGGAATTTGCTAAAGCGGTTGCGGATAGAATAGTATTTATGGATTCTGGAGAAATCGTTGAAACAAATTATCCGCTGGAATTTTTTAGAAATCCAAAAACTGAAAGGGCTAAGAAATTCTTAAATATATTTAATTTTGAAAAGAAAGATAAGATGGAATCAGCTTTGTTGATATAA